AGGAGATTAAAGGTAATCTTCATACAGTGCCTGCTGTGGGAAGTTTAAAATCATTTGAATTCCACGAATTCGATACCGGGATTCCCTGTTACAGAATTGCGGGTCTTGATCCCGTTGAGATTCTCGGGAAAAAGGGAATGCGAACAAAAGATTTTGCCACCAAACTTTTCCTGAGCACGGCTGAGGGCCCGTTTAGAGATGTATTTGAAAACGCCTCTGAAGATGAGCGTACCGGCCTGTGTATCGGAACGGGTTTCGGCTCGGTGCAAAGTATCGGCGACTTTCTCAGCGATTCGATTGTGAACGGGGTAAACAATGTTAATCCCCAGGCATTTGCAAATACTGTCATCAATTCGCCAACCAGCAATGCAAATATCCGGTATGCAGTTAAAACCATGAGTACGACAATTTCAACCGGATTTAACGCATCGCTCGATTCACTTATCTATGCCTCTAATTATATAAAACAGGGCTATCACGATTCAATCCTCGCCGGTGGTTTTGAGGAACTCAGCTATTATCAGCTTCTCGGGCTTCTCAGGAGCGGTGTTCTGTCAAAGAGTGGAACAATGCGCCCCCTTTCTCCCGATGCCGACGGTTATATCATGGGTGAAGGTGCTGCACTGTTTTGTATCGAAACCGAGAGTCGCGCTAAAGCACGGGGAGCTACTATTTTTGCCGAAATAGTCGGCACTGCGTCAGCCTTCGATCCCAGACAGACAAAAGTTCGAAAAAATTCAGGCAACAGTGGCGCCGTATATGTTATCAAGCGGGCATGTGAAAAAGCAGGTATTGCACCAACCGATATCGATTGTATTGCCGCAAATGCCAATGCCGATCCCCGGGGCGATGCTGTTGAAGCTTCGGCTATTGCAGAATTGTGCCCTCAGGTTCCTGTGACCGCCTATAAAAGGAAAACAGGAGAATGCTATGGTGCGTCATCGGCCCTTAACGCTGCATGCGGATTGATTGATATGCAAGCAAAGAAGATTTCAGGTATCGGGGATGAATATCCGGTCAGAAATGACATTAATGTTGTAAAAGAGGATATACAAGATACCGATACCGAATTTTTATTAATTAATGCTTTTTCGTGCGAAGGCAATTGCAGTTCAATTATTTTAAAAAATTATAGTTAATAATTTATCAGTATCCTAAGCAGGCGAGGAGAGATGCAGGATGGACATTTCCGAAATTAAAAAAGAGTTACGCGATCTTATAATAGAAATTGCTGAAGACATGGATGTTGAAGAGGATAAAGTTTCCGATAATGCTCATTTTATCGAAGATATGGGCCTTGATTCCATGGCACTTCTTGAGGTCCTTGCAACCATGGAGAAAAAATTCGGTGTTTCTATTCCAGAATCCGAGTTTCCGAATATTACTTCAATCGACAAATGTGCTACTACTGTCCAGAAATATTTATCAGAGAAGCAATCCTGACACGATTCATTGCGCCTGTTCATCCCTTCTCTCCCACTCCTTTCTTTTCAAGTCGGTTGGCGGAAGCTTATTTTTTGACAATTCCGACCAATTCAGAATAGTTTCTGCCATTCTCTGCGGCAGACAACGCCATGTGAGTCTGGCTTCATGGGATTAAGTGAATATATTCAAAGTGCCGAAATACTAAAAAACACCGGCGATTTAACCCTTTACGATTTAAAGCAGACGACGTTGAGCCGTGGGCATGAGTGGTTTGCGCAGCACCCGGAAGAACGCGATCGGATTCGCAGAAATCTGGCCGCATTCAATCTTCCCGACGATAAGACGTCTGTTCAAAAAGTAGTCGATCAGGTACTGCTCCACTATTACGAAAAGCTTATACCTTTCTGTGGCGATCCCGAATCATATTATACCTATTTACAGAATCATGTTGATTCCCGTGAGGCTATTGAGTGTATCAAGAGGGTTCATGAGCAGGGAAAGGCAGCGTTGCTTGCTACCAGCCATTTTGGTGCAATAGAGATGATCGCACCTGTTCTGGCCATGGCCATGCTCCCGGTTGCGCCCGTACTCAGATTCAGAACCCGGCAGCTTTCCGATATGGCTGCCCGGCGGGCAAAAGAAATGGAAGCAACCGGAAAATTCGGTCCGGTCCGGTTTATTGAAATCGGTAAACCACACACCGTTGCCGCACTGGATATGGCGGCGGCTTTGCGCCGGAAGGATGTCCTGTTGAGTATGGTTGATGAAAAAACCGAATACAGCATTCCGGTGACATTACTGAAAAGAAAGATTGCCGGCGGCGCCGGGTTGGACCGGCTTCTGAAATTTGTCCGGGCACCGGTGTCGGTATTCAAGGCATTTATGATTCGACAGAGCGATGAAACATATCGGTTTCGGTTATATCCGGTGGCAGCCGATTCTGAAAATCCTGTCCAGGAGCTTTTTTATCGGCTGGAAGAGGTTGTGCGGAAACAGCCTGAACAATGGTATTTTCTTCATGAAAAAATCCCCTTTATGGATAGTTGATTTACAATGAGAAAAAACATCGTTATCATCGGCGGTGGAATCGGCGGCTGTGCCGCGGGAATTTACCTTCAGCGTAACGGCTACCGCACCCGTATCCTGGAGATGGGGCATGAGTGCGGCGGTGTTTCGGTTCCCTGGAAACGGGGCGAGTATCGTTTTGACGGCGCCACAAACTGGGTGCCCGGCTCTTCACCGGGAATAAACATTCATGATATCATCACCGAGGTAATCGACTTTTCAAAAACCCACGTCGATGAATTTGATGAGTTTATGCAGATCGAAGACGGTGTCGAGACATTTCATGTCTATACCGATCTGTTCAGGCTTAAAGATGAGATGCTGCGGATCGCTCCCGAAGACAGGAAGGTCATTACTCAGTTCATCGATGCGGTTTTAACGTTGAGTCGATTGAAAATCCCCTTTGATCAGGCGCCCGATCTGATGTCTTTTCCGGAGCTTGCGCTTTTCCCGCTGAAAAACTGGAAAATGATTTTATTTTTTCTCAAATGGAAAAAGATGACAATCAGGGAATTCTCGGACAAGTTTACAAACAAACATCTTCGCGCAATGATACAACAGATATTGCCGCACCATCAATTCTTTTCGCTTCTTGCACTGATGACGCCCCTGAGCTGGCTTCATGTCAAATCGGCGGGGTATCCCCGGGGCGGTTCACGGTTTTTTAT
This genomic window from Chitinivibrionales bacterium contains:
- a CDS encoding acyl carrier protein, with amino-acid sequence MDISEIKKELRDLIIEIAEDMDVEEDKVSDNAHFIEDMGLDSMALLEVLATMEKKFGVSIPESEFPNITSIDKCATTVQKYLSEKQS